The proteins below are encoded in one region of Edaphobacter bradus:
- a CDS encoding DUF2076 domain-containing protein — protein MTPQEQQMIQDLIERINQTQLPEKDLDAEKLLQQTLGRNPDALYILTQTVLVQQYALDQAQKQLADLRAQADQLRQQQPKRATSFLGNLLGHADEPSRPAPPPPPPPPPPQYTQEPQYAPVPSYAPSYGAPPQGGFLRSAMQTATGVAAGALAFEGIESLMHGFGHSESPGFGGFGDSSRPEIINNYYDDAAPHERSEHLSPDIEDRRGESRFSDAVSHDDHGDSLLDSDSSSDFADDSSSFDDGSDSSSDFDDSGSDDNF, from the coding sequence ATGACACCGCAAGAACAGCAGATGATTCAGGACCTCATCGAGCGCATCAACCAGACCCAGCTTCCCGAAAAAGACCTCGACGCCGAGAAGCTCCTGCAGCAAACCCTTGGACGCAACCCCGACGCGCTTTACATCCTCACCCAGACCGTCCTCGTGCAGCAGTACGCTCTCGATCAGGCACAGAAGCAGCTCGCTGACCTTCGCGCGCAGGCGGACCAACTCCGCCAGCAGCAACCGAAGCGCGCCACCAGCTTCCTCGGCAATCTTCTTGGCCACGCCGACGAACCGTCCCGCCCCGCGCCTCCTCCTCCACCGCCGCCGCCTCCGCCGCAGTATACCCAGGAGCCGCAGTACGCTCCCGTCCCGAGCTACGCCCCGTCCTACGGCGCGCCCCCGCAGGGAGGCTTTCTCCGCTCAGCGATGCAGACTGCAACGGGCGTTGCGGCAGGCGCTCTCGCCTTCGAAGGAATCGAGAGCCTCATGCACGGCTTCGGGCATTCCGAGTCCCCCGGCTTCGGCGGGTTCGGTGATTCCTCGCGTCCGGAGATCATCAACAACTACTACGACGACGCTGCGCCGCACGAGCGCAGCGAGCATCTCTCACCCGACATTGAAGACCGTCGTGGCGAATCGCGCTTCTCCGATGCCGTCTCCCACGACGATCACGGCGACAGCCTGCTTGACAGCGACTCCTCAAGCGACTTCGCTGACGACTCATCTTCGTTCGACGACGGCTCTGACAGTAGCAGCGACTTCGACGACAGCGGCAGCGACGATAATTTCTAG